In one window of Streptomyces sp. FXJ1.172 DNA:
- a CDS encoding TetR/AcrR family transcriptional regulator: MGRWEPDARGRLAKAALELYGERGYELTTVAEIAKRAGLTERTFFRHYTDKREVLFSGAGELEQLFVGAVAGAPESAAPIDALARGLYAVAELFTDRRDFARERHAVITANAELQERELIKLASLSAALADALRRRDVPEPTASLAAEAGVAVFKIAFERWIAAGEERVLAELTRESLAELKAVTAGGQAAGRSSGG, translated from the coding sequence ATGGGTAGATGGGAGCCGGACGCGCGCGGACGCCTCGCGAAGGCAGCACTGGAGCTGTACGGCGAGCGCGGGTACGAGCTGACCACCGTGGCGGAGATCGCCAAGCGGGCCGGGCTCACGGAACGGACGTTCTTCCGGCACTACACCGACAAGCGCGAGGTGCTGTTCTCCGGGGCCGGTGAGCTGGAGCAACTGTTCGTCGGCGCGGTCGCGGGGGCCCCGGAGTCCGCGGCGCCGATCGATGCCCTGGCACGAGGGCTGTACGCCGTCGCCGAACTGTTCACCGACCGACGCGACTTCGCACGCGAACGGCATGCGGTCATCACGGCGAACGCCGAACTCCAGGAGCGCGAACTGATCAAGCTCGCCTCCCTGTCGGCCGCGCTCGCGGACGCCCTGCGCCGCCGGGACGTGCCGGAGCCGACCGCGAGCCTGGCTGCCGAGGCGGGTGTCGCCGTCTTCAAGATCGCCTTCGAACGCTGGATCGCGGCGGGCGAGGAACGCGTGTTGGCGGAACTGACGCGGGAGTCGCTCGCCGAACTGAAGGCGGTCACCGCGGGCGGTCAGGCAGCCGGGCGCTCGTCCGGGGGCTAA
- a CDS encoding LmeA family phospholipid-binding protein encodes MQRRWVKVLAITVAVLAVLFTVADRVALHYANKEVARLAEEKYGYANTTDGHMDVSIEGFPFLTQAFSQSFGHVRLSAGQFTIDTTTNAQGDYLNVKQFHLDLHDVTVTSLTARSAEANLATGTLTLSYDELSDVVTRLAGSGGPLRVSQAPGSAEQAAKLRITGTVAGRTLDSTGTLLAQGNELSLTVPGAGRSSFAWRVLLPDGVGFTTARSTADGVEIGMVGHQVTLGRSRFER; translated from the coding sequence ATGCAACGTCGATGGGTGAAGGTCCTGGCGATCACGGTCGCCGTGCTGGCAGTGCTGTTCACGGTCGCCGACCGCGTGGCCCTGCACTACGCGAACAAGGAGGTCGCACGGCTCGCCGAGGAGAAGTACGGCTACGCCAACACCACCGACGGCCACATGGACGTGTCCATCGAGGGCTTCCCGTTCCTGACACAGGCGTTCAGCCAGAGCTTCGGCCATGTCAGGCTCTCGGCAGGCCAGTTCACCATCGACACCACGACCAACGCACAGGGCGACTATCTGAACGTCAAGCAGTTCCACCTCGACCTGCACGATGTGACGGTGACGTCCCTGACGGCCCGCAGCGCCGAGGCGAACCTCGCCACCGGCACCCTGACGCTGTCGTACGACGAACTGTCCGACGTGGTGACGCGGTTGGCCGGCAGCGGCGGACCCCTGCGTGTGTCGCAGGCCCCCGGCTCGGCGGAACAGGCCGCGAAGCTCAGGATCACAGGCACGGTCGCCGGAAGGACTCTGGACAGCACGGGCACGCTCCTCGCCCAGGGCAACGAACTCTCCCTGACCGTTCCGGGCGCGGGACGCTCCTCGTTCGCATGGCGCGTGCTGCTCCCGGACGGCGTCGGCTTCACCACGGCGCGCTCGACCGCGGACGGCGTCGAGATCGGCATGGTCGGCCACCAGGTCACCCTGGGCAGATCCCGCTTCGAGAGATGA
- a CDS encoding 3-oxoacyl-ACP reductase family protein — protein sequence MTSQSPLNGKKALVTGGSRGIGAATARRLAQAGADVAVTYVHGKEAAEEVVRDIEALGRRAVALRADAEDAEETTEAVRRAAQTLGRLDVLVNNAALGLMRPLEELSLADVDRLIAVNIRGVFLASQAAAALMTSGGRIITVGSCVTRHVPGPGATLYTMSKAAVTGLSNALARELGGRGITANVVHPGPIDTDMNPADGPSASGQAAMTSLGRYGTAEEVASAVAYLAGPEAVYLTGAELSVDGGYAA from the coding sequence ATGACTTCTCAATCACCCCTGAACGGAAAGAAGGCACTGGTCACCGGCGGCAGCCGCGGCATCGGTGCGGCGACGGCACGGCGCCTTGCACAGGCGGGCGCGGACGTGGCCGTGACCTATGTCCACGGCAAGGAAGCGGCGGAGGAGGTGGTACGGGACATCGAGGCGCTGGGACGGCGGGCGGTGGCCCTGCGGGCGGACGCCGAGGACGCCGAGGAGACGACGGAGGCGGTGCGCCGTGCGGCGCAGACACTGGGGAGACTGGACGTGCTGGTGAACAACGCGGCCCTCGGGCTGATGCGACCGCTGGAGGAGCTGTCGCTCGCCGACGTGGACCGGCTCATCGCCGTGAACATCCGCGGGGTGTTCCTCGCCTCCCAGGCCGCTGCGGCGCTCATGACGTCCGGCGGACGGATCATCACGGTCGGCAGTTGTGTCACCCGGCACGTCCCGGGGCCCGGGGCCACGTTGTACACAATGAGCAAGGCGGCCGTCACAGGGCTGTCGAACGCGCTGGCCCGGGAACTGGGCGGGCGCGGGATCACTGCGAACGTCGTCCACCCGGGCCCGATCGACACCGATATGAACCCCGCTGACGGGCCCTCCGCGTCCGGCCAGGCGGCCATGACATCGCTGGGCCGCTACGGTACGGCCGAGGAGGTGGCGTCCGCGGTCGCCTATCTCGCGGGGCCGGAAGCGGTGTACCTGACGGGTGCGGAGCTGTCGGTCGACGGCGGCTACGCGGCATGA
- a CDS encoding SDR family oxidoreductase — MRIFVTGASGWIGSALVPDLLDAGHQVVGLARSEASAAALVEAGAEVVRGTVDDLDVLREAAAASDGVIHLAFKHDIAFSGDFRGAAEADRRAVDALGEVLAGTDRPLVLASGVAGLAPGRLATERDMPVMDGSPISVRAATSVATLELAPRGIRSCVVRLSPTCHGEGDNGFMTSLIAVARDKGVSGYIGDGSNRWPAVHRFDAARLFRLAAEKAPAGSVLHGCAEEGVPLREIAEVIGRHLGVPVTSVAPEAAAGHFGWLSGFVGLDAPMSSTFTRELLDWQPTHLGLLDDLDKGHYFRTPATAA; from the coding sequence ATGCGCATCTTCGTCACCGGCGCCTCCGGCTGGATCGGATCCGCCCTCGTTCCCGACCTCCTCGACGCCGGACACCAGGTCGTCGGGCTCGCCCGCTCCGAGGCCTCGGCCGCCGCGCTCGTCGAGGCCGGCGCCGAGGTGGTCCGAGGCACCGTCGACGACCTCGACGTCCTGCGCGAGGCGGCCGCCGCCTCGGACGGCGTGATCCACCTCGCCTTCAAGCACGACATCGCCTTCTCCGGCGACTTCCGGGGCGCCGCCGAGGCCGACCGCCGCGCCGTCGACGCCCTCGGTGAGGTGCTCGCCGGCACCGACCGCCCCCTCGTCCTCGCCTCCGGCGTGGCCGGCCTCGCGCCCGGCCGCCTGGCGACCGAGCGGGACATGCCGGTGATGGACGGCTCGCCGATCTCCGTCCGTGCGGCCACCTCCGTGGCGACGCTCGAACTCGCCCCGCGCGGCATCCGTTCCTGCGTGGTGCGGCTCTCCCCGACCTGTCACGGCGAGGGGGACAACGGATTCATGACGAGCCTGATCGCCGTCGCGCGTGACAAGGGCGTCTCCGGCTACATCGGCGACGGCTCCAACCGCTGGCCCGCCGTCCACCGCTTCGACGCCGCCCGGCTGTTCCGTCTGGCGGCCGAGAAGGCGCCCGCCGGCTCGGTGCTGCACGGCTGTGCCGAGGAAGGCGTCCCGCTGCGCGAGATCGCCGAAGTGATCGGCCGTCACCTCGGTGTGCCGGTGACATCGGTCGCCCCGGAGGCCGCGGCCGGGCACTTCGGCTGGCTGAGCGGCTTCGTCGGACTCGACGCCCCGATGTCGAGCACCTTCACGCGTGAGCTGCTGGACTGGCAGCCGACCCACCTCGGCCTGCTCGACGACCTCGACAAGGGCCACTACTTCCGCACGCCGGCCACCGCCGCCTGA
- a CDS encoding TioE family transcriptional regulator, whose product MRPADLAREHGISTQAVRNYERDGFLPPAERTPSGYRIYTEVHAAALRTFLALVPAYGHAAGGQIMNALHRDDVDDALTIIDRGHSRLLRDRDTLGAVRTAVDHLTAKSGAAAAPAPEPGTRTVGELAHRLGVTPATVRSWEEAGILSPSRDPATGYRVYDAADVRDAELAHLLRRGGHLLDHIATVVQQIRAAGGTDALAASLDDWQRRLTAQGLAMLRAAAHLDTYLRLLNPTAPQPFTGHRHRHRQRPG is encoded by the coding sequence ATGCGACCTGCCGACCTCGCACGCGAGCACGGCATCTCGACCCAGGCGGTCCGCAACTACGAACGCGACGGGTTCCTCCCTCCCGCCGAGCGCACACCGAGCGGCTACCGGATCTACACCGAGGTGCACGCGGCCGCGCTCCGCACCTTCCTCGCGCTCGTCCCGGCGTACGGACACGCGGCCGGCGGCCAGATCATGAACGCGCTGCACCGGGACGACGTCGACGACGCCCTGACGATCATCGACCGCGGCCACAGCCGGCTGCTCCGTGACCGGGACACCCTCGGCGCGGTGCGCACGGCGGTGGACCACCTGACGGCGAAGTCCGGCGCCGCTGCGGCGCCCGCACCAGAACCCGGCACCCGGACCGTCGGCGAACTCGCCCATCGGCTCGGTGTCACCCCGGCGACCGTACGCAGCTGGGAAGAGGCCGGCATCCTCAGCCCCTCCCGGGATCCGGCCACCGGATACCGCGTCTACGACGCCGCCGACGTCCGCGACGCCGAGCTGGCGCACCTCCTCAGGCGCGGGGGCCACCTGCTGGACCACATCGCCACGGTCGTCCAGCAGATCCGGGCCGCGGGCGGCACGGACGCGCTGGCCGCCTCCCTCGACGACTGGCAGCGCAGACTCACCGCGCAGGGCCTCGCCATGCTGCGCGCGGCCGCGCACCTCGACACGTACCTGCGTCTGCTGAACCCCACCGCGCCGCAGCCGTTCACGGGGCACCGGCACCGGCACCGGCAGCGGCCTGGGTGA
- a CDS encoding erythromycin esterase family protein, with protein sequence MTQDINDFVTPSCDLLALGEPTHQEPAFGWVRNELFARLVERGFRSIALETDRVAALAVNDYVQGGAGDLDTVMNEGFSHDVGAPAPNRRLITWMRAHNEHRPPKERLAFHGFDTPGENYSTPSPRGYLEHARAYLELDVDISGLTGADERWSRAEAVMDPAMSPGATAEAEKLRLIADDMLTSLWTRAPELIAATSPERWLRARTHLVAGIGLLRYHHQSATQPADPSPRVTALLAARDALMAQNLLDIRNIEAERGATLVFSHNLHLQRCLSSWRLDDVVADWWGAGTIVAPLLGGRYRFVAGSLGRSAAIGLQDPDPDTYEGQLQGRIPTWGLAAATTLSPARTRTDTTPRQGYFPLDRAMLDGADAILHVADGSAAACP encoded by the coding sequence ATGACTCAGGACATCAACGACTTCGTCACCCCGTCATGCGACCTGTTGGCCCTCGGTGAGCCGACACACCAGGAACCGGCCTTCGGGTGGGTGCGCAACGAACTGTTCGCCCGGCTCGTCGAGCGCGGCTTCCGGTCCATCGCCCTGGAGACCGACCGGGTGGCCGCGCTCGCCGTGAACGACTACGTCCAGGGGGGAGCCGGCGACCTCGACACGGTGATGAACGAGGGCTTCTCGCACGACGTCGGGGCGCCGGCCCCCAACCGGCGGCTGATCACCTGGATGCGGGCCCACAACGAGCACCGGCCGCCAAAGGAGCGGCTGGCCTTCCATGGCTTCGACACCCCGGGCGAGAACTACAGCACACCCAGCCCTCGCGGCTACCTCGAACACGCCCGCGCCTACCTGGAGTTGGACGTGGACATCAGCGGCCTCACCGGTGCCGACGAACGGTGGAGCCGCGCGGAGGCGGTCATGGACCCGGCCATGTCACCCGGGGCCACGGCCGAGGCCGAGAAGCTGCGCCTGATCGCGGACGACATGCTCACCTCGCTCTGGACGCGCGCTCCCGAACTGATCGCGGCCACCTCGCCCGAGCGGTGGCTCCGGGCCAGGACACACCTCGTCGCCGGCATCGGCCTGCTGCGCTACCACCATCAGTCGGCGACACAACCCGCCGACCCCAGCCCCCGGGTCACGGCACTGCTGGCCGCCCGGGACGCCCTCATGGCCCAGAACCTGCTGGACATCCGGAACATCGAGGCGGAACGGGGTGCCACCCTGGTCTTCTCGCACAACCTCCATCTGCAACGCTGCCTGAGCAGCTGGCGCCTGGACGACGTGGTCGCCGACTGGTGGGGCGCCGGCACCATCGTGGCGCCCCTGCTGGGCGGGCGGTACCGCTTCGTGGCGGGCAGCCTGGGCCGCAGCGCGGCCATCGGCCTCCAGGATCCGGACCCGGACACCTACGAGGGCCAGCTGCAGGGCCGCATCCCCACCTGGGGTCTGGCAGCGGCCACCACACTCTCCCCCGCCCGCACCCGCACCGACACCACCCCGCGGCAGGGCTACTTCCCGCTGGACCGGGCGATGCTCGACGGGGCCGACGCGATCCTGCACGTCGCGGACGGCAGCGCTGCCGCATGCCCGTGA
- a CDS encoding AAA family ATPase: protein MRVGTEHTRLIVLRGNSASGKSSVAEGVRDRFGRGLALVGQDNLRRIVLRERDRPDAANIGLIDTVARYALDAGYHVIVEGILSADRYGAMLTRLGADHRGPTHGYYLDVPFEETLARHVTKPLAGQVGEADLRDWYRACDVLPGGVETVIGAGSSLAETIDHIMCDTGLSSLPPLHI from the coding sequence ATGCGAGTCGGTACCGAGCACACCAGGCTGATCGTGCTGCGCGGCAACAGCGCCTCGGGCAAGTCGTCCGTCGCGGAAGGCGTCCGAGACCGGTTCGGCCGCGGTCTGGCCCTGGTCGGGCAGGACAACCTGCGCCGGATCGTACTGCGCGAGCGGGACCGGCCGGATGCGGCGAACATCGGCCTGATCGACACCGTCGCCCGCTACGCCCTGGACGCGGGTTATCACGTGATCGTGGAGGGCATCCTGAGCGCCGACCGCTACGGCGCCATGCTGACCCGGCTGGGCGCCGACCACCGGGGGCCGACCCATGGCTACTACCTCGACGTGCCGTTCGAGGAGACCCTCGCCCGCCACGTGACCAAGCCGCTCGCCGGCCAGGTCGGTGAGGCCGACCTCCGGGACTGGTACCGGGCGTGCGATGTGCTGCCCGGGGGAGTGGAGACCGTCATCGGAGCCGGGAGTTCCCTCGCGGAGACGATCGACCACATCATGTGCGACACGGGCTTGTCCTCCCTGCCGCCCCTGCACATCTGA
- a CDS encoding phytoene desaturase family protein yields the protein MTSAVVVGAGPNGLAAAALLARAGLEVTVLEAADETGGGTRSSEALLPGLLHDHCSAVHPTAVTSPALRALGLEQHGLRWRLADIDCVHPLYDGSAGVLLRSVEDTARLLGPDGGRYRALLAAPVRHWDALVHDALGPLLRIPAHPLLLARFGPPTTLPATVLARFFRTPQARALWAGVAAHALRPLSRPFTSAIGLGILTAGHAAGWAVAEGGSRSIARSMESVLRGHGGTVHTGVRVTDRRQLPPADVTLLDLDPGQVLALYGDRLPPRVRAAYRRFRRAPGVFKLDLAVEQGVPWTNEHARRAATVHLGGPLAEVARAERDVVAGRMPEQPFVLVGQQYLADPSRSAGDVHPVYTYAHVPYGYDADASEAILRRLERFAPGVRDRIVAQQATPPARFAAGNPNFAGGDIITGAKTTPQLLLGPRPALDPYATGVPGVFLCSAATPPGPGAHGLCGAGAATAALRHLGAGTG from the coding sequence ATGACATCCGCGGTCGTCGTCGGCGCCGGGCCCAACGGGCTCGCCGCCGCGGCCCTCCTCGCCAGGGCGGGGCTCGAAGTGACCGTCCTGGAAGCCGCGGACGAGACCGGCGGCGGCACCCGCAGCTCCGAGGCCCTCCTGCCCGGCCTGCTCCACGACCACTGCTCGGCCGTCCACCCCACGGCCGTCACCTCCCCGGCGCTGCGCGCACTCGGACTCGAACAGCACGGCCTGCGCTGGCGGTTGGCGGACATCGACTGCGTCCACCCGCTGTACGACGGCAGCGCCGGGGTACTGCTGCGCTCCGTCGAGGACACCGCACGCCTGCTCGGACCCGACGGCGGCCGATACCGGGCCCTTCTCGCCGCTCCGGTACGGCACTGGGACGCCTTGGTACACGATGCGCTGGGCCCGCTCCTGCGCATCCCCGCCCACCCGCTGCTGCTCGCCCGCTTCGGCCCGCCGACCACGCTGCCCGCGACCGTCCTCGCCCGCTTCTTCCGCACCCCGCAGGCGCGGGCCCTGTGGGCCGGAGTCGCGGCACACGCCCTGCGCCCGCTGTCGCGTCCGTTCACCTCGGCCATCGGACTCGGCATCCTCACCGCGGGCCATGCGGCCGGCTGGGCCGTGGCCGAGGGCGGTTCACGGTCCATCGCGCGCAGCATGGAGAGCGTGCTGCGCGGGCACGGGGGCACCGTCCACACCGGCGTCCGCGTCACCGACCGCCGGCAGCTGCCGCCCGCCGACGTCACCCTCCTCGACCTCGACCCCGGCCAGGTCCTGGCCCTCTACGGCGACCGGCTGCCGCCCCGGGTGCGCGCCGCCTACCGGCGCTTCCGTCGTGCCCCCGGCGTCTTCAAGCTCGATCTGGCCGTCGAGCAGGGCGTGCCCTGGACCAACGAACACGCGCGCCGGGCCGCGACCGTGCACCTCGGCGGCCCGCTCGCCGAGGTGGCGCGGGCGGAGCGTGACGTGGTGGCCGGACGCATGCCCGAGCAACCCTTCGTACTGGTCGGCCAGCAGTACCTGGCCGACCCCTCCCGCTCCGCCGGCGACGTCCACCCCGTGTACACCTACGCCCATGTCCCGTACGGCTACGACGCGGACGCGAGCGAAGCGATACTGCGCCGGCTGGAGCGGTTCGCCCCCGGTGTCCGCGACCGGATCGTGGCCCAACAAGCCACCCCGCCCGCCCGGTTCGCCGCCGGCAACCCCAACTTCGCGGGCGGCGACATCATCACCGGAGCGAAGACGACCCCGCAGCTTCTCCTCGGCCCCCGCCCGGCCCTCGACCCGTACGCGACCGGCGTGCCCGGTGTGTTCCTGTGCTCGGCGGCCACCCCTCCGGGCCCGGGCGCCCACGGCCTGTGCGGAGCCGGAGCCGCGACGGCCGCCTTGCGCCACCTGGGAGCCGGGACCGGCTGA
- a CDS encoding GNAT family N-acetyltransferase has translation MVADWEVRQASATDVEAVAELRAVVLRADLERLGRYDEHRVRQRLRDGFTPAHTWVIEAAGALAGCVALRPAQDAHWLEHFYLDPGLQGRGVGSAVLRMLMERCDRDRARIRLNVLQGSQARLLYERHGFTVESEDPVDVFMVREPAPRGQGAPA, from the coding sequence ATGGTAGCGGACTGGGAGGTGCGGCAGGCGTCGGCCACGGACGTCGAGGCAGTGGCCGAGCTGCGGGCCGTGGTGCTGCGGGCGGATCTGGAGCGCCTGGGCCGCTACGACGAGCATCGCGTCCGGCAGCGGCTGCGCGACGGATTCACGCCGGCGCACACATGGGTGATCGAGGCGGCCGGTGCCCTGGCCGGCTGCGTGGCGCTGCGGCCGGCGCAGGACGCCCACTGGCTGGAGCACTTCTACCTGGACCCGGGGCTCCAGGGCAGGGGCGTCGGATCGGCCGTGCTGAGGATGCTCATGGAGCGCTGTGACCGCGACCGGGCCCGCATCCGGCTGAACGTGCTTCAGGGCAGCCAGGCCCGGCTGCTGTACGAGCGGCACGGTTTCACGGTCGAGTCCGAGGACCCGGTGGACGTGTTCATGGTCCGCGAGCCGGCTCCGCGCGGTCAGGGCGCGCCGGCGTAG
- a CDS encoding cobalamin-independent methionine synthase II family protein — protein MKIPTEPIGSLPRPPELLSAMAEFHGGRLDAGAFKTAQEQAVRETIAALEAAGSPVVTDGEQAKPDFVTYPIAGTPGVSADGVVIPFADGHQRRLPALTAGPFRYKVSADQYLRTAQQHTRTPVKQAVVAPSMLSLLYPAAGIPGFPREEFLHQLADEAEAEIRACLDADAHVVQLDFDEARLSLKLDPSGGLLADLVSLNNQVLARFTERERTRIGVYSGPGADHDATHSLDVDYAELLPRLFHLTAGNFYLQLASEPDPDRVLSVIAEHLRPGARVFVGVTDPVDPRVETAEEVRDRVLRAARYIPVDRLGTCDDAGFAPFADDTSTSRATAFAKIHARVEGTALAAEALGV, from the coding sequence ATGAAGATCCCCACCGAACCCATCGGCAGCCTTCCCCGCCCTCCCGAGCTGCTCAGCGCCATGGCCGAGTTCCATGGTGGCCGGCTGGACGCCGGGGCTTTCAAGACGGCCCAGGAACAGGCCGTACGCGAGACCATTGCGGCGCTGGAGGCGGCCGGATCCCCGGTCGTCACCGACGGAGAGCAGGCCAAGCCCGACTTCGTCACCTACCCCATCGCGGGCACGCCGGGCGTGTCCGCCGACGGCGTGGTCATCCCCTTCGCCGACGGACACCAGCGCCGGCTGCCCGCCCTGACCGCCGGGCCCTTCCGCTACAAGGTGTCCGCCGACCAGTACCTGCGGACCGCCCAGCAGCACACCAGGACACCGGTCAAGCAGGCCGTCGTCGCGCCGTCGATGCTGAGCCTGCTCTACCCCGCCGCAGGCATCCCGGGGTTCCCGCGCGAGGAGTTCCTCCACCAGCTGGCCGACGAGGCGGAGGCGGAGATCCGGGCCTGCCTGGACGCGGACGCTCATGTCGTCCAACTCGACTTCGACGAGGCACGTCTCTCCCTCAAGCTGGACCCCAGCGGAGGGCTGCTGGCCGATCTGGTCTCCCTGAACAACCAGGTGCTCGCCCGCTTCACCGAGAGGGAGCGGACGAGGATCGGCGTCTACAGCGGGCCGGGCGCGGACCACGACGCCACGCACAGTCTCGACGTCGACTACGCCGAGCTGCTGCCCCGGCTCTTCCACCTCACGGCCGGCAACTTCTATCTGCAGCTGGCGAGCGAGCCCGACCCGGACCGGGTCCTGAGCGTGATCGCCGAGCACCTGCGCCCCGGAGCCCGGGTCTTCGTCGGCGTGACCGACCCGGTCGACCCGCGTGTCGAGACGGCGGAGGAAGTCCGCGACCGCGTACTGCGGGCCGCCAGGTACATCCCCGTGGACCGGCTGGGCACCTGCGACGACGCGGGCTTCGCCCCGTTCGCCGACGACACCTCCACGTCACGTGCGACGGCCTTCGCCAAGATCCACGCCCGTGTCGAGGGCACCGCCCTGGCCGCCGAGGCCCTCGGAGTCTGA
- a CDS encoding ACT domain-containing protein, with product MTGETDLRRLLSGMRPELNPGRYVFTWAEGGVPSGVTAVVTVTEQEGLTLVVHQAEADAAGLAYDYVAGWITLRVHSALAAVGLTAAVSRALADADLSCNVVAGFHHDHLFVPYEHAERALEVLRRLAHDTP from the coding sequence GTGACCGGCGAGACTGATCTGCGCAGACTGCTCAGCGGCATGCGCCCGGAGCTGAATCCGGGCCGCTACGTCTTCACCTGGGCCGAGGGCGGTGTGCCGTCCGGTGTCACCGCGGTGGTGACGGTCACCGAGCAGGAGGGCCTCACCCTCGTGGTGCACCAGGCGGAGGCGGACGCGGCAGGGCTGGCGTACGACTATGTGGCCGGGTGGATCACCTTGCGCGTGCACTCCGCGCTGGCCGCGGTCGGCCTGACCGCGGCCGTCTCCCGCGCACTCGCCGACGCGGACCTGAGCTGCAACGTCGTCGCCGGCTTCCACCACGACCACCTCTTCGTGCCGTACGAACACGCCGAGCGGGCGCTGGAGGTCCTGCGGCGGCTGGCGCACGACACGCCCTGA
- a CDS encoding aldo/keto reductase translates to MGNTIEQIRKVELGTGGPLVGVQGFGAMGISAAYGQTDDTAARDTLEAAVEAGVTLIDTADMYGIGANEEFLAPFVAAHRDTLTVATKFGIEYRTDDPSYRAIRNDPAYIRKAAEASLRRLGVEVIDLYYMHRRDPAVPLAESVGAMAELVQEGKVRHLGLSEVTGAELREAHAVHPITAVQTEWSLFSRDVERSVVGAAAELGIAFVPYSPLGRGFLTGAFSDAGKELSGGDFRQLMPRFSGDNAKANAALLAPVHEIAAGHGATTAQIALAWVQQRAQVHGLTVVPIPGTRKRSRLLENAGATRITLSAQELALLEPIAGRVAGERYADMSLTSAARES, encoded by the coding sequence ATGGGCAACACCATCGAGCAGATCCGCAAGGTCGAACTGGGCACCGGCGGCCCCCTCGTCGGCGTCCAGGGTTTCGGCGCCATGGGCATCAGCGCCGCCTACGGCCAGACCGACGACACGGCCGCCCGCGACACCCTGGAGGCGGCCGTCGAGGCGGGCGTCACCCTCATCGACACCGCCGACATGTACGGCATCGGCGCCAACGAGGAGTTCCTCGCGCCGTTCGTCGCCGCGCACCGAGACACCCTCACCGTGGCCACCAAGTTCGGCATCGAATACCGCACCGACGACCCCTCCTACCGGGCCATCCGCAACGATCCCGCCTACATCAGGAAGGCCGCCGAGGCGAGCCTGCGCCGGCTGGGTGTCGAGGTCATCGACCTGTACTACATGCACCGCCGGGACCCTGCCGTCCCGCTCGCCGAGTCGGTCGGCGCCATGGCCGAACTCGTACAGGAGGGCAAGGTCAGGCACCTCGGTCTGAGCGAGGTCACCGGTGCCGAGCTGCGCGAGGCGCACGCCGTGCACCCGATCACCGCCGTACAGACGGAGTGGTCGCTGTTCAGCCGGGACGTCGAGCGCAGCGTGGTGGGCGCGGCCGCCGAGCTGGGAATCGCCTTCGTGCCGTACTCGCCGCTCGGCCGGGGCTTTTTGACCGGTGCCTTCTCGGACGCGGGCAAGGAGCTGTCCGGCGGTGACTTCCGGCAGCTGATGCCGCGGTTCAGCGGCGACAACGCGAAGGCGAACGCGGCGCTCCTCGCGCCCGTGCACGAGATCGCGGCCGGCCATGGGGCGACCACCGCGCAGATCGCCCTGGCGTGGGTGCAGCAGCGGGCGCAGGTGCACGGTCTCACCGTGGTGCCGATCCCTGGGACCCGCAAGCGCAGCCGGCTGCTCGAGAACGCCGGGGCCACCCGGATCACGCTGAGCGCGCAGGAGCTGGCGCTGCTGGAGCCGATCGCGGGCCGCGTGGCGGGCGAGCGCTACGCGGACATGTCGCTCACGTCGGCGGCCCGGGAGTCCTAG
- a CDS encoding MerR family transcriptional regulator — protein MTVIDSTPVNSPRGDACSATRSERPAPDGQGRYTISEVAAFTGLRAHTLRWYEQIGLMRQVERSHAGQRRFDDQDLEWLSCVTKLRLTGMPVADMVRFAELVRQGTETYGEQRRMLERTRGEVLARIAELHDTLTYIDAKIDSYADAQRASEGA, from the coding sequence ATGACGGTGATCGACAGCACCCCTGTGAACTCCCCGCGCGGGGACGCCTGCTCCGCCACCCGGTCCGAGCGGCCTGCGCCCGACGGCCAGGGCCGATACACGATCAGCGAGGTCGCGGCGTTCACGGGGCTCCGCGCGCACACGCTGCGCTGGTACGAGCAGATCGGGCTGATGCGGCAGGTGGAGCGTTCGCACGCCGGACAGCGCCGCTTCGACGACCAGGACCTGGAGTGGCTCTCCTGCGTGACCAAGCTGCGGCTGACCGGGATGCCGGTCGCCGACATGGTGCGCTTCGCGGAGCTGGTCCGGCAGGGCACGGAGACCTACGGGGAACAGCGGCGGATGCTGGAGCGCACCCGCGGCGAGGTCCTCGCGCGGATCGCCGAGCTGCACGACACCCTCACCTACATCGACGCCAAGATCGATTCGTACGCGGACGCCCAGCGGGCGTCGGAAGGGGCCTGA